A genomic stretch from Desulfurococcaceae archaeon MEX13E-LK6-19 includes:
- a CDS encoding oligosaccharide flippase family protein: MRAEEVSVGRIVRGGFWLYVSGVVNNLSGFLYWMVISVIAGPGVVGVVSAVVSFASLVAGLLNIGIDVGVQRFYGMAIGRNDKIRLSQYFWSAFFYTLLIYCLAFLCIFSLSLLGYGFSGLTPLMLMFSSIFILFNISICINALIISLLRTDIYFLATIVGNILKFIVGTGLVLFGWGWIGAVLGYMCSSFVGLIIGFVFSLKHIIRRFMFSLNALRSILIAGFASWLPKVIGLFGKWLGVLVVFSVAGAVETGYYYVAFAIASVVLMIATSMLRLLLPVLSGMSDGRKRAASRVLRVSAALMSPLAVFLMFYSYLPLALLGEEYVKASLILSVLLLPSLLMIVNSCINSLIYAYGYYRLVLILGLGANIPRIILYYILVPLYGGLGAAVSFVFGAFTGFITALVIARRISFYIGFRDLILIYSIPLVSTLLAYINNVPWYISGILILIVCSIGYSLFGIITRNDLKEVSQAFLSREKTIWLYYKFKPLIDILFKED; this comes from the coding sequence TTGAGAGCAGAAGAAGTTAGTGTGGGTAGAATTGTTCGTGGTGGTTTCTGGCTTTATGTTAGCGGTGTTGTTAATAATTTGTCTGGTTTCCTGTACTGGATGGTTATTTCAGTTATTGCTGGTCCTGGCGTTGTTGGTGTTGTTAGTGCCGTTGTTAGTTTTGCATCTCTAGTTGCTGGTTTGTTGAACATAGGTATTGATGTGGGTGTTCAGAGATTCTATGGTATGGCTATTGGTAGAAATGACAAGATAAGGCTTTCTCAATATTTTTGGAGCGCCTTCTTTTACACCTTACTCATCTACTGTTTAGCGTTTCTATGTATTTTTTCCTTATCTCTCTTAGGCTACGGGTTTAGCGGCTTAACTCCTTTAATGTTAATGTTCAGTAGCATATTTATCTTATTTAATATTAGTATCTGTATCAATGCTTTAATAATCTCTCTTCTGAGAACCGATATCTACTTCCTAGCAACTATTGTGGGTAATATTTTAAAGTTTATTGTTGGTACTGGTCTTGTCTTATTTGGTTGGGGTTGGATTGGTGCTGTTTTAGGTTATATGTGTTCCAGTTTTGTGGGATTAATTATCGGTTTTGTATTTTCTCTTAAACATATTATTAGGAGGTTTATGTTTTCCCTTAACGCTCTTCGTAGTATTCTAATTGCTGGGTTTGCTTCTTGGTTACCTAAGGTTATTGGCTTGTTTGGTAAGTGGCTTGGCGTGCTTGTCGTTTTCAGTGTTGCTGGGGCTGTCGAGACTGGTTATTACTACGTTGCTTTTGCTATAGCAAGTGTAGTTCTAATGATTGCTACTAGCATGCTTCGTTTACTACTTCCAGTTCTATCTGGTATGAGTGATGGTAGGAAGAGGGCAGCTAGTCGAGTACTTAGAGTTAGTGCTGCGCTCATGTCTCCCCTAGCCGTATTCCTCATGTTTTACTCATACTTACCCTTGGCGTTGCTTGGTGAAGAGTATGTTAAGGCCTCTCTCATATTATCCGTACTTTTGCTTCCTTCATTATTGATGATCGTGAATTCATGTATTAACAGTCTTATATATGCTTATGGGTATTATAGGCTAGTATTAATATTAGGTTTGGGTGCTAACATTCCTAGAATCATTCTTTACTATATACTTGTTCCCCTGTATGGTGGACTTGGTGCGGCTGTTTCATTTGTTTTTGGCGCTTTCACTGGTTTTATCACGGCGTTGGTTATTGCTCGTAGAATAAGTTTCTACATAGGTTTTCGAGATCTCATATTAATATATAGTATCCCTTTAGTTTCTACACTTTTAGCCTACATTAATAATGTGCCATGGTATATTAGCGGAATTTTAATCCTGATAGTATGTTCCATTGGATACTCCTTATTTGGAATCATTACAAGAAACGATCTTAAAGAGGTATCTCAAGCCTTTCTTAGTAGGGAAAAAACAATTTGGCTATATTATAAGTTTAAACCATTAATTGATATTTTATTTAAAGAAGATTAA
- a CDS encoding class I SAM-dependent methyltransferase: MRYAAKFLRFAVNFYRYIVVSRLAARKLSRLAHSCQNNVECIVKLAFEFNYKFPPLPSITIKPAQIYEEIVKLAKIFAKLRPRYVMEIGTANGGTLFLWCMLASDDATIISVDLPGGNFGGGYPRWRIPLYKSFRKVSQKLYLIRADSHDIRTLEIVKNVLRGNKLDFLFIDGDHTYEGVKKDFNMYVPLVRDNGIIALHDIVPGPPENVGGVPRFWREIKKRYRYIEIVKDWRQGGYGIGLIYKE, encoded by the coding sequence ATGAGGTATGCTGCTAAGTTCCTAAGGTTTGCCGTAAATTTTTATCGTTACATAGTTGTTTCTAGGCTGGCTGCTCGTAAGCTATCTCGTCTGGCACATAGTTGCCAAAATAATGTAGAATGTATCGTCAAGTTAGCATTCGAGTTCAATTATAAGTTTCCGCCTTTGCCCTCCATAACGATAAAACCCGCGCAGATTTATGAAGAAATAGTCAAGTTGGCCAAAATTTTTGCAAAGCTTAGACCTAGATACGTAATGGAGATCGGTACTGCTAATGGTGGAACGTTATTCCTATGGTGCATGTTGGCCTCGGATGATGCCACGATCATAAGTGTAGATTTGCCGGGAGGAAATTTTGGTGGAGGCTATCCTCGGTGGAGAATACCATTATATAAATCATTTAGAAAAGTCTCACAAAAGTTATATCTTATAAGAGCTGACTCACATGATATAAGAACACTTGAGATCGTCAAGAATGTTCTTCGCGGAAACAAACTAGATTTCCTATTTATAGACGGTGATCATACATATGAGGGTGTAAAGAAAGACTTTAATATGTATGTTCCTTTAGTTAGAGATAATGGAATAATAGCACTTCACGATATAGTGCCTGGACCTCCAGAGAATGTAGGTGGTGTCCCAAGGTTTTGGCGTGAAATTAAGAAGAGATATCGATACATCGAGATTGTGAAAGATTGGAGACAAGGAGGCTATGGAATAGGCTTAATATATAAGGAATAG
- a CDS encoding sulfatase-like hydrolase/transferase, with amino-acid sequence MSKLRGVILIVMDALRYESFKRALELGLLNNLAYIVSRGITFDRAYSLTNATDPSLTTILTGLHPLEHGIINHGPKVSPHEYAKALNTPSMTEVLAKRGWFNVAIDFLERWFLRWFNLYSSVHDPLLSSFSGKITLLVKNVIREGYDGIERVLKQVLLGKNFVSLSTLLRNPGIVTDLALRYLVYALYRKRKFFIMIHYWSTHSPYYASKQFFKQLKALKSVLLPYGVKDLPLDRVLKTIGNPYWREYLATWFSEAGYTKVSDVVLAYYAALLFIDKELGRLIKFLEYNGLLDEIAIIVTADHGESLGEHGIYFDHHGLYEVSLRIPLIFYYEPIGSSKAKGVALHNDIAPTILELANVEKSMIVNKYNLLNILDYDPRQEEPVIFLETFTEAKLGIKIGNYKFIKALNMKDAICRYCLRVHGGIKELYDLKKDPNEMINIVNEEKDLVRRLERKFSKVFLKFKTRLIASRIFSH; translated from the coding sequence ATGAGTAAACTGAGAGGCGTAATTCTTATTGTTATGGATGCTTTAAGGTATGAGTCATTTAAACGTGCTTTGGAACTTGGTTTACTGAATAATCTTGCTTATATAGTGTCGAGGGGGATAACATTTGATAGGGCGTATTCTTTGACTAATGCTACAGATCCATCGTTGACAACCATTCTAACAGGTTTACATCCTCTTGAGCATGGGATCATAAACCATGGGCCTAAAGTTAGTCCTCACGAATATGCTAAGGCCTTGAACACTCCTTCGATGACTGAAGTTTTAGCTAAGAGAGGGTGGTTTAATGTAGCTATAGACTTTCTAGAGAGGTGGTTTCTTAGATGGTTCAACCTATACTCTTCAGTGCACGATCCTTTGCTTTCATCTTTCTCTGGAAAAATTACTTTATTAGTTAAAAATGTTATTAGAGAAGGATATGATGGTATTGAGAGAGTATTAAAGCAAGTACTTTTAGGAAAGAATTTTGTGTCCTTGAGTACTTTGCTAAGAAATCCTGGTATAGTCACGGATTTAGCATTAAGATATCTTGTATATGCGTTGTATAGAAAAAGAAAGTTCTTCATAATGATTCACTATTGGAGTACACATAGTCCTTACTATGCATCTAAGCAATTCTTCAAACAATTAAAGGCATTAAAAAGCGTACTACTACCTTATGGTGTTAAAGATCTACCTTTAGATCGTGTACTTAAGACTATAGGTAATCCGTATTGGCGGGAATATTTAGCAACATGGTTTAGTGAGGCAGGATATACTAAAGTATCTGATGTGGTGTTAGCTTATTATGCTGCTCTTCTATTTATTGACAAGGAACTTGGCAGACTTATTAAGTTTCTTGAATATAATGGTCTTCTGGACGAGATTGCAATTATTGTGACTGCTGATCATGGTGAATCGCTCGGTGAACATGGAATTTACTTTGATCACCATGGTCTCTATGAGGTTAGTTTGCGTATACCGTTGATATTTTATTACGAGCCCATTGGTAGCAGTAAAGCTAAAGGTGTTGCATTACATAATGATATAGCTCCTACGATTTTAGAGCTTGCAAACGTAGAAAAGAGTATGATCGTAAATAAATACAATCTTCTCAATATACTAGATTATGACCCTAGACAGGAGGAGCCAGTAATATTTCTTGAAACTTTTACAGAAGCAAAACTAGGAATAAAAATTGGAAACTATAAGTTCATTAAAGCGCTAAATATGAAGGATGCCATATGTAGGTACTGCCTTAGAGTCCATGGTGGAATAAAGGAGCTATATGATCTTAAGAAAGATCCTAATGAGATGATAAATATAGTTAATGAAGAGAAGGATCTTGTTAGGCGTCTTGAAAGAAAGTTCTCAAAAGTCTTCCTCAAATTCAAGACAAGACTTATTGCCTCGAGGATTTTCTCACATTAA
- a CDS encoding phosphoribosyltransferase: MGSLIVNEKYFNNHFVFKDRFDAGKKLGEWLRDNNVSVDVVYAIPSGGVPVGYMVAKILCSRLDVLVCRKLLIPWNTEAGFGAVDPDGNYFVDRELALYLGLTEEDIRRAVEKQVLEIERRIVVFRGSKDYGGISGKRILLVDDGIAAGYTMMAALGFVKKKEPKEVIVAVPTCHLEAARRLQEHADKIYCLNPREETPYAVADAYIKWHDLSEGEVLEVLYKAWKERILAYDIETNSSSCC, encoded by the coding sequence GTGGGCTCACTTATTGTTAATGAGAAATACTTTAACAATCATTTCGTTTTTAAGGATAGATTTGATGCTGGCAAGAAGCTTGGTGAGTGGCTTCGTGATAACAATGTCAGCGTTGATGTAGTGTATGCTATCCCTTCTGGAGGAGTCCCCGTGGGATATATGGTTGCCAAGATTCTTTGTTCTAGGCTTGACGTCCTTGTATGCAGGAAGCTTTTGATCCCGTGGAATACTGAGGCTGGTTTTGGTGCTGTGGATCCTGATGGGAACTATTTTGTTGACAGGGAACTCGCTCTATACCTTGGTTTAACCGAGGAAGATATCAGGAGGGCTGTCGAGAAGCAGGTCTTGGAGATAGAGAGAAGGATTGTTGTTTTTCGTGGCAGCAAGGACTATGGGGGTATTAGTGGGAAGCGTATCCTCCTTGTAGACGACGGTATAGCAGCTGGATACACTATGATGGCTGCACTAGGTTTCGTTAAAAAGAAGGAGCCTAAGGAGGTAATAGTGGCTGTACCAACATGCCATCTTGAAGCGGCTAGGAGACTGCAAGAACACGCCGATAAAATATATTGTTTAAACCCTAGAGAGGAAACACCATATGCTGTGGCAGATGCATACATTAAATGGCATGATTTATCCGAGGGAGAAGTACTAGAGGTACTCTATAAAGCATGGAAAGAAAGAATACTAGCCTACGATATTGAAACAAATTCCAGTAGCTGCTGTTAG
- a CDS encoding MTH1187 family thiamine-binding protein: protein MGVLISFYIVPLGEGTSISRYVSEVAKTLKEKNVKFMMTPESTIIEAKDVNEGLKIIAEVHNKIMSMGVNRMVTVIKIDDRRDKELTLEIMKNKVDKILTGK, encoded by the coding sequence ATGGGTGTCCTCATATCATTCTATATAGTACCACTTGGTGAAGGAACTAGTATCTCTAGGTACGTCAGTGAAGTAGCCAAAACCCTCAAGGAAAAGAACGTAAAATTCATGATGACACCAGAATCCACGATCATTGAAGCAAAAGACGTTAATGAAGGACTCAAGATCATAGCTGAAGTACACAATAAGATCATGTCTATGGGCGTAAACAGGATGGTCACGGTAATAAAAATAGATGATAGGCGTGACAAAGAACTAACGCTAGAGATCATGAAGAATAAGGTAGACAAGATACTAACCGGAAAATAA
- the cysC gene encoding adenylyl-sulfate kinase codes for MQLKCLEKGFVVWFTGLSGSGKTTIAKGVMEKLRKEGYRVELLDGDWVRKTINPDAGFTREERRRHLLRVAWIARLLARNGVIVLCSFVSPYRSVRKEIREIIEEEVPFIEVYVKCSLEECIRRDPKGLYKKALRGEIPHFTGISDPYEEPENPDLIVDTEHNTIEENVKKVMEKIKSYL; via the coding sequence ATGCAGCTGAAATGTCTTGAGAAAGGATTTGTAGTATGGTTTACAGGGCTCTCAGGAAGCGGTAAAACAACAATAGCCAAGGGTGTTATGGAGAAACTTAGGAAAGAAGGCTATCGTGTAGAGCTTCTTGATGGAGACTGGGTTAGGAAGACGATCAATCCTGATGCTGGGTTTACGAGAGAGGAGCGGCGTAGACACTTACTACGCGTGGCATGGATAGCCCGTTTACTAGCTAGAAACGGAGTTATAGTACTCTGTAGTTTTGTCTCACCATACAGGAGTGTACGTAAAGAAATACGAGAGATAATCGAGGAAGAAGTACCATTCATCGAGGTCTACGTCAAATGTAGTCTAGAAGAATGCATTAGAAGAGACCCCAAAGGCTTGTATAAGAAAGCATTAAGAGGAGAGATACCTCATTTCACGGGAATAAGCGATCCATACGAAGAGCCTGAGAATCCTGATCTCATAGTAGATACCGAGCATAATACTATTGAAGAGAATGTGAAAAAAGTTATGGAGAAAATAAAGAGCTACCTATAG
- a CDS encoding CDP-alcohol phosphatidyltransferase family protein has protein sequence MENERNKDIVVVKGKPLDGPVSRYINRRISTRITKFIVEHKLPLTPNMVSWIAFTMALACLPLYSLGYIIVAGILAQLSSIIDGVDGELARALGKASKKGGFLDTMLDRYADLAILLGVTAYVLQHNSLIPWALVALLALSGDHLVSYIHTRAPYDFKIHPAQVGPLDSLASRDVRIFIVFLGSLVGLLEYTLVALAVLTHVYIVVKTATILSLKTVER, from the coding sequence GTGGAGAATGAGAGGAATAAGGATATAGTCGTTGTGAAGGGAAAACCCCTAGACGGTCCTGTGTCAAGGTATATCAATAGGAGGATTTCAACGAGGATAACAAAGTTCATAGTAGAACACAAACTCCCGTTGACGCCGAACATGGTTTCATGGATTGCCTTCACAATGGCACTAGCATGCCTACCACTCTATAGTCTAGGCTACATTATTGTCGCTGGCATACTAGCACAGTTGTCGTCAATAATAGATGGTGTTGACGGAGAACTAGCCAGGGCGCTTGGGAAAGCATCCAAGAAAGGAGGCTTCCTAGACACAATGCTTGATAGATACGCTGACTTGGCTATACTACTTGGTGTAACAGCCTATGTTCTACAACACAACTCACTCATCCCGTGGGCACTAGTAGCACTACTGGCACTCTCTGGAGACCACTTGGTAAGCTACATCCACACGAGAGCACCATATGACTTCAAGATACATCCAGCTCAAGTAGGTCCACTTGATAGCCTGGCTTCAAGAGATGTAAGAATATTCATAGTATTCCTGGGAAGCCTTGTGGGACTACTAGAATACACGCTAGTAGCGTTGGCCGTACTGACACACGTGTATATAGTAGTCAAGACCGCGACAATACTGTCACTGAAGACTGTTGAGAGATAG